Below is a genomic region from Pseudomonas extremaustralis.
GCGACGCCCTGGCGCCCTTTGCACCGGGCGGCAGCATTTCCCAGGCTGGGTTACGGGCGATGCTGGGCGCGGCGGACGCCTTGTCTCAGGCCGCGGCGAGTGGCGAGATCAGCCGCGAAGAGGCGCAGCAGGAGTTGTTGGCGACCATCCTGGCCATGGTCAATCGCGGACGGACTTAACGAACGACGCAGCCTTGCGCGCCAATTGGTCCAGATGCCGATCACGCTGTTTCTCCGCATCCACCATCGCGCGCTTGCCGTGCTTTTGCAGCAGGTACGTATGAATCTGCCGCACTTCCAATGAGCTGAAGATAGGCGCCACATCCAACACGCCCATCAGGCCATCGGTGGCGTAGTCCCGCGTATTCATCAGCACCTGGGTGCCCCGCGCGCCACGGACCTGAAAGCCCATGGCTTCGAACGCCGGGACTTTTTCCACCGAACACGCCAACTCAGCATGGGGATAACGCGCCAGCACCTCGCGCATCATCCCGCGCGCCACGCCCTGGCGCCTGAAACCGGCCTGCACCGCCATGAAGGCGATGCCGCAGGCTTCGGGGTCGTCCTTCACCGGCAGGCACAGGACAAAGCCTGCGACTTTTTCGGCGTCCTGGGCCGAGGTCGCCACTATCAGCTCGACCGCAATCCCCTTCGACCCACCCAGCGCCTCCAGGTACAAGTGCACCTCAAAGCCGATCGCGTATTGATAGATGTTGTAGAGCAGATTGCTCGGCGGCAGCGCGACGCTGCTGATGTCGGTGAGGTTATCCACCACCATCTGCAGGATCTGGGCATTGATGGGCTCGGGGCACGGCGTGGTGTAGCGGGTAAGGCTGAACATGCAAATTCCTGGGTGTTCGCGTCAAGGCAGCGGCGATTGTACCTGTTGTCATTGGATTATTGAGTGCACGAGCACGTTTGCCGGGGGCCATGGGCGGCGCGCAAACACGCCCGTTGAGGCAAAAAAACAAAAAAGGCGTTGCGCCAGACCGGGTTACATCGCGCATCATGGGCACTTTCAAGTTCAAAGGTAACGTCCATGCGCGTTCTGTCATTGATGATGGGTCTTACGACGCTGGCCGCCAGTATGGTGTTCTGCGCCAGCGCGATGGCGAATGAAGAAAGTCTGCTGGTGCAACAGATCAACGATTACCGCAGCCAGGTGCAACGTTGCGGCGACCAGGGTTCCCAGGAACTGCCACCGTTGACCAGCGATACGCGACTGGTGCTGCCGGCGTCCAATGTGGGCGATTTGCAACAGGCGCTCGCGCGGGCGGCGTACCCGATGGTCAACGTGCAGGCCATCAGCCTGTCCGGCCCCAAGGATGCCCAGGCGGCCATGAAGGCGGTGCGTGAA
It encodes:
- a CDS encoding GNAT family N-acetyltransferase, producing MFSLTRYTTPCPEPINAQILQMVVDNLTDISSVALPPSNLLYNIYQYAIGFEVHLYLEALGGSKGIAVELIVATSAQDAEKVAGFVLCLPVKDDPEACGIAFMAVQAGFRRQGVARGMMREVLARYPHAELACSVEKVPAFEAMGFQVRGARGTQVLMNTRDYATDGLMGVLDVAPIFSSLEVRQIHTYLLQKHGKRAMVDAEKQRDRHLDQLARKAASFVKSVRD